Below is a window of Humulus lupulus chromosome 9, drHumLupu1.1, whole genome shotgun sequence DNA.
GTACGGTGACCTCCCTCCGCCCTCTTCCGCCGATGAAGAGAAATCAACCAACTCCTCCGTATGGTCGAGCAGCACAAAAATGGCACCGCCGACCCTTCGTAAACCCTCGTCGATTTTCGCCCCGCCACAAACGATTTTAAAGCCCCAAAATAAGAATAAGCCTTTAAATTCGGTGCAGCCAAAACCTATAACGTCGCCGGCGGTGGCACCGCTGCCTTCGATAATGCCGGAGGTGGTTGCGCAGCCTGCTCTTGTGGGGGTTACCTCAACGGTGATAGAAGAGTATGATCCGGCGAGGCCCAATGACTATGAGGAGTATaggagggagaagaagaagaaattgatgGATGCAGAGATTAGGAGAGAGCTCGAGAAAAGGCGGCAAGAGGAGGAGGATAGGGAGAAGAGGGAAAGAGAAGAGAGGGATAGGGAGCATGGAGATTCGCGGTTGAACATTTCGGGTGAGGAAGCATGGAGAAGGCGTGCGGCGATGAGCAGTGCAGTGCCAGTGCCTAGGTCGCCATCTCCACCGAATAATGCAGATGGGTTTGCCATTGGAAAGTCGGAAACCAGTGGGTTGGGTTTGGGTGCTGGTGGGCACATGACTGCTGCGCAGAGAATGATGGCAAAGATGGGATGGAAAGAGGGTCAAGGACTTGGCAAGCAGGAGCAGGGGATAACTACTCCTTTGATGGCCAAGAAAACGGATCGTCGAGCTGGGGTCATTGTAAATGCAAGTGAACAGAAGTCGGAGAAGAAGGTCAAGAGCGTGAGTCTTAATGGACCACCCACTCGGGTTCTTATGCTTAGAAATATGGTATGCTTTTTCCTTGAGATATTTTCTGTTTTTTCACTACTTGCATATAAGAGCtcgttttattttgattttgtcAATGTTAGTGATAGAAAGTACGAAGTATTAAGTATTAAGCATATT
It encodes the following:
- the LOC133800457 gene encoding DNA-damage-repair/toleration protein DRT111, chloroplastic translates to MLGGLYGDLPPPSSADEEKSTNSSVWSSSTKMAPPTLRKPSSIFAPPQTILKPQNKNKPLNSVQPKPITSPAVAPLPSIMPEVVAQPALVGVTSTVIEEYDPARPNDYEEYRREKKKKLMDAEIRRELEKRRQEEEDREKREREERDREHGDSRLNISGEEAWRRRAAMSSAVPVPRSPSPPNNADGFAIGKSETSGLGLGAGGHMTAAQRMMAKMGWKEGQGLGKQEQGITTPLMAKKTDRRAGVIVNASEQKSEKKVKSVSLNGPPTRVLMLRNMVGPGEVDDELEDEVGSECAKYGTVTRVLIFEITEPNFPVDEAVRIFVQFERSEETTKALIDLDGRYFGGRIVRASFYDEERFSKNELAPMPGEIPGFF